The following are encoded together in the Magnetospirillum gryphiswaldense MSR-1 v2 genome:
- the cobJ gene encoding precorrin-3B C(17)-methyltransferase: MIAVLCVTPAALATARTIIRLLPEAELHGLSGRIDDAPVVFSDTKAHIGQLFKDGHTIIGVCAAGILIRAIGPHLIDKQAEPAVVAVAPDGSSAVPLLGGHHGANELARRLAEMLGGHAAITTAGDLKLGVALDEPPPGWHVANPAAAKPVAAALLAGKPVRLEVEAGDADWLSHLSFAEDAEPSVRVTDHAVMAEDRELLLNPPVLALGVGCERDCDPAELAALVRDTLEAEALAPGAIACIASVDLKIDERAVLDLARSLGVPARFFTAARLNEEAPRLKNPSDIVLKEIGCPGVAEGAALAAAGPEAELVVPKTKSKRATLAIARAPHAIDPARIGRAPGRLFVVGIGPGTAQWRTPQASAAIAAASDLVGYGLYLDLLGEAAAGKTRHQSDLGAEADRARMALDLAGQGKSVALVCSGDAGIYALATLVFELIEREANPVWRGTDILVIPGVSALQAAAARAGAPVNHDFCTISLSDLLTPWETIEKRLHAAAEADFVVCFYNPVSKRRRDQLTRARDILLTGRPAETPVILARQLGRPEEHMRIIALGDLTADDADMLTMVVVGSSESRRIAFNGRDWVYTPRGYAKKL, from the coding sequence ATGATCGCTGTCCTCTGCGTCACCCCCGCGGCCCTGGCCACCGCCCGCACAATCATCCGCCTGCTGCCCGAGGCCGAATTGCACGGCTTGAGCGGGCGTATCGACGACGCCCCGGTCGTGTTCAGCGACACCAAGGCCCATATCGGCCAATTGTTCAAGGACGGCCACACCATCATCGGTGTCTGTGCCGCCGGCATCCTGATCCGGGCCATCGGCCCGCATCTGATCGACAAACAGGCGGAACCGGCGGTGGTCGCCGTCGCCCCCGACGGTTCCAGCGCCGTGCCCTTGCTGGGTGGCCATCATGGCGCCAACGAACTGGCCCGGCGTTTGGCCGAGATGCTGGGCGGTCACGCCGCCATCACCACCGCCGGCGACCTGAAACTGGGTGTGGCCTTGGATGAGCCGCCGCCGGGCTGGCACGTGGCCAATCCCGCCGCCGCCAAGCCGGTGGCCGCGGCGCTGCTGGCGGGCAAGCCGGTGCGGCTGGAAGTGGAAGCCGGCGACGCCGATTGGCTGTCGCATCTGTCCTTCGCCGAGGATGCCGAACCGTCGGTGCGGGTCACCGATCATGCGGTGATGGCGGAAGACCGGGAATTGCTGCTCAACCCGCCGGTTCTGGCCCTGGGTGTGGGCTGCGAGCGTGATTGCGACCCGGCGGAACTGGCCGCTCTGGTGCGCGACACCCTGGAGGCCGAGGCCCTGGCCCCGGGTGCCATCGCCTGCATCGCCTCGGTCGACCTGAAAATCGACGAGCGCGCGGTGTTGGATTTGGCGCGATCCCTGGGCGTGCCCGCCCGCTTCTTCACCGCCGCCCGCCTGAACGAGGAAGCGCCGCGCCTGAAAAATCCTTCCGATATCGTATTGAAGGAAATCGGCTGCCCCGGTGTCGCCGAGGGCGCGGCTTTGGCCGCCGCTGGACCCGAGGCCGAGTTGGTGGTGCCCAAGACCAAAAGCAAGCGGGCGACCCTGGCCATCGCCCGGGCGCCGCATGCCATCGACCCCGCCCGCATCGGCCGTGCGCCGGGCCGGTTGTTCGTGGTCGGCATCGGCCCCGGCACGGCGCAATGGCGGACGCCGCAAGCCAGCGCCGCCATCGCCGCCGCCAGCGATCTGGTCGGTTATGGTCTGTACCTCGACCTGCTGGGCGAGGCTGCCGCCGGCAAGACCCGCCATCAAAGCGACCTGGGGGCCGAGGCCGACCGTGCCCGCATGGCCCTGGATCTGGCCGGTCAGGGTAAATCGGTGGCGCTGGTCTGTTCCGGCGATGCCGGCATCTATGCCCTGGCCACCTTGGTGTTCGAGCTGATCGAGCGTGAGGCCAACCCAGTGTGGCGTGGCACCGACATCCTGGTCATCCCTGGCGTCTCCGCCTTGCAGGCGGCGGCGGCGCGGGCCGGCGCCCCGGTCAACCACGATTTCTGTACCATCTCGCTGTCCGATCTGCTGACGCCGTGGGAGACCATCGAAAAGCGTCTGCACGCCGCCGCCGAGGCCGATTTCGTCGTCTGCTTCTATAATCCGGTATCGAAACGACGCCGCGATCAGTTGACGCGGGCCCGCGACATCCTGCTGACCGGTCGACCGGCTGAAACCCCGGTGATCCTGGCCCGGCAATTGGGCCGCCCGGAAGAACACATGCGCATCATCGCCCTGGGTGATTTGACCGCCGACGATGCCGATATGTTGACCATGGTGGTGGTCGGCTCCAGCGAAAGCCGGCGCATCGCCTTCAATGGCCGCGATTGGGTCTATACCCCGCGCGGCTATGCCAAGAAGCTGTGA
- the cobI gene encoding precorrin-2 C(20)-methyltransferase translates to MSGTLWGIGIGPGDPDLLTVKAIRLLGALPVLAWPAPLDGDGMARTIASPHIPAGKIEIPIRLSFRPERDDTDQAYGNAAETIAGHLDAGRDVGVLCEGDPLFFGSFIYVLDRLRQRFPVQVVPGISSPMAAAAMAVKPLSLLDDAVAIIPATRNDEQIRAMLEPADSAVIMKVGRHLSRVKALLADMGLLDGAVAVERATLADQRILPLAEISSLSYFSLILVHK, encoded by the coding sequence ATGAGCGGCACCCTGTGGGGCATCGGCATCGGCCCCGGCGACCCGGACTTGCTGACCGTCAAGGCCATTCGCCTGCTGGGCGCCTTGCCGGTGCTGGCGTGGCCGGCGCCGCTGGACGGCGACGGCATGGCGCGCACCATCGCCAGCCCCCATATCCCTGCCGGCAAGATCGAAATCCCCATCCGGCTGTCGTTTCGGCCCGAGCGCGACGATACCGATCAGGCCTATGGAAACGCAGCCGAAACGATAGCCGGGCATCTGGATGCGGGCCGCGACGTCGGCGTGTTGTGCGAGGGCGACCCATTGTTCTTCGGCTCGTTCATCTATGTGCTCGACCGTCTGCGCCAGCGTTTTCCGGTCCAGGTGGTGCCCGGCATCTCCTCGCCCATGGCCGCCGCCGCCATGGCGGTCAAGCCGTTGTCGCTGCTGGACGACGCGGTGGCCATCATCCCCGCCACCCGCAACGACGAGCAGATTCGGGCCATGCTGGAGCCCGCCGATTCGGCGGTGATCATGAAGGTGGGCCGTCATCTGTCCCGGGTCAAAGCCTTGCTCGCGGATATGGGGCTGCTGGACGGCGCGGTGGCGGTGGAACGGGCCACCCTGGCCGACCAGCGCATCCTGCCCTTGGCCGAAATCAGTTCGCTTTCCTATTTCTCGTTGATATTGGTGCATAAATGA
- a CDS encoding bifunctional cobalt-precorrin-7 (C(5))-methyltransferase/cobalt-precorrin-6B (C(15))-methyltransferase produces MISVIGIGEDGLDGISAAARALIAGAEVIVGGERHLAMVEAADKRPWPSPFAEGKDLLSSLRHKNVVVLASGDPMHYGIGATLARWFPDDELLVLPHPGAFSLAAAALGWPLQDCLTLTVHGRPLEALHLHLAPGRKLLVLSEDGQSPAAVARLLEKAGFGPSDMVVLEHLGGPRQNIRRASAGTWVGEAADLNIIAITCRAEAGAQILSTIPGLPDDAFTHDGQLTKREIRALTLSTLAPLPGEMLWDVGAGCGSIAIEWMRAGGMATAIESHAGRAGFIAVNAARLGVPGLKVVRGHAPDALPYSDPDAIFVGGGVSAPGLLDACWAALRPGGRLVVNAVTAEGEAALLAFHARHGGAMTRLSVARLAPVGGFHTWHAAMPVTQYKGVKA; encoded by the coding sequence ATGATCAGCGTCATCGGTATCGGCGAGGATGGGCTGGACGGCATCAGCGCCGCCGCCCGCGCCCTGATCGCGGGCGCCGAGGTGATCGTCGGCGGCGAGCGTCATCTGGCCATGGTGGAAGCCGCCGACAAACGCCCGTGGCCCAGCCCGTTTGCCGAGGGCAAGGATCTGCTGAGTTCGTTGCGTCATAAAAACGTCGTCGTCCTCGCCTCGGGCGATCCCATGCATTACGGCATCGGCGCCACCCTTGCCCGCTGGTTCCCTGATGACGAGCTGCTGGTGCTGCCCCATCCCGGCGCCTTTTCCCTGGCTGCCGCCGCCTTGGGCTGGCCGTTGCAGGATTGCCTGACCCTGACCGTGCATGGCCGTCCGCTGGAGGCCTTGCACCTGCATCTGGCGCCGGGGCGCAAGCTGCTGGTGCTGTCCGAAGACGGCCAAAGTCCGGCGGCGGTGGCGCGTTTGCTGGAAAAAGCCGGTTTCGGCCCGTCGGACATGGTGGTGCTGGAACATCTGGGCGGGCCACGCCAGAACATCCGCCGGGCCAGCGCTGGCACTTGGGTGGGCGAGGCGGCGGACCTCAACATCATCGCCATCACCTGCCGGGCGGAAGCGGGCGCCCAAATCCTGTCCACAATCCCCGGCCTGCCCGACGATGCCTTCACCCATGACGGCCAGTTGACCAAGCGGGAAATCCGGGCGCTGACCCTGTCCACCTTGGCGCCGCTGCCGGGTGAGATGCTTTGGGATGTGGGTGCCGGCTGCGGCTCCATCGCCATCGAGTGGATGCGGGCCGGCGGTATGGCCACCGCCATCGAATCCCATGCGGGACGGGCCGGCTTCATCGCCGTCAACGCCGCGCGACTGGGCGTGCCCGGCCTGAAAGTGGTGCGCGGCCATGCCCCCGATGCCCTGCCCTATAGCGACCCCGATGCCATCTTCGTCGGCGGCGGTGTCTCCGCCCCTGGCCTGCTCGACGCCTGTTGGGCGGCGCTGCGCCCAGGCGGACGGCTGGTGGTCAACGCCGTCACCGCCGAGGGTGAGGCGGCGTTGCTGGCTTTTCACGCCCGCCACGGCGGCGCCATGACCCGGCTGTCGGTGGCGCGATTAGCCCCGGTCGGCGGCTTCCACACTTGGCATGCGGCCATGCCGGTGACCCAGTACAAGGGGGTCAAGGCATGA
- a CDS encoding precorrin-8X methylmutase, translating into MHDWIKDPDEIYRRSFATIAGEADLDSLPADLRDIAIRIVHACGMTDIVADLAFSAGAGTAGTQALAKGAPILVDAEMVSHGIIRRRLPKANTVICTLNDPAVPATAKALGTTRSAMAVDLWLPHLDGAVIAIGNAPTALFRLLELIEQGAPRPALVLGFAVGFVGAAESKEALIQSGLPFIALRGRRGGSAMAAAAVNALAGGLA; encoded by the coding sequence ATCCACGACTGGATCAAGGACCCGGACGAAATCTATCGCCGGTCGTTCGCCACCATCGCCGGTGAAGCCGATCTGGACAGTCTGCCCGCTGATTTGCGCGACATCGCCATCCGCATCGTCCATGCCTGCGGCATGACCGATATCGTCGCCGATCTGGCCTTTTCCGCCGGCGCCGGTACCGCCGGTACCCAGGCCCTGGCCAAGGGTGCGCCCATCCTGGTGGACGCCGAAATGGTGTCGCACGGCATCATTCGCCGCCGCCTGCCCAAGGCCAACACGGTGATCTGCACCCTAAACGACCCCGCGGTGCCGGCCACCGCCAAGGCGCTGGGCACCACCCGCTCGGCCATGGCGGTGGATTTGTGGCTGCCGCATCTGGACGGCGCCGTCATCGCCATCGGCAACGCGCCGACCGCCTTGTTCCGCCTGCTCGAACTGATCGAGCAAGGGGCGCCGCGCCCGGCCCTGGTGCTGGGTTTCGCCGTCGGCTTCGTCGGTGCCGCCGAAAGCAAGGAAGCGCTGATCCAGTCGGGCCTGCCGTTTATCGCCTTGCGCGGACGTCGCGGCGGCTCGGCCATGGCCGCCGCCGCCGTCAACGCCTTGGCCGGAGGCTTGGCATGA
- a CDS encoding sirohydrochlorin chelatase → MSDKIGVMICGHGSRDVEATREFDSLAHHLRQRLPQYPVESGYLEFARPIIKDGLEALKAQGVNHVLAVPGMLFAAGHVKNDLPWEINSFAADNPGLQVQFGRELAIDPKMLAAAAARIEEALAAAPGEVERKDTLLLVVGRGTNDPDANSNIAKVARMLWEGMGFGWAEIAFSGVAFPLVNQALERVGKLGYARIVVFPYFLFTGILVKRIYQWADEAQAANPGVQIVKAPYLNDHPLVIDSFVERVEEILAGQTHMNCTLCKYRTQVVGYEGQVGAVQAGHHHHVRGIGTDDDHDHSHGHHHGHHHDHHHHDHDHHAHPHPHDHDHDH, encoded by the coding sequence ATGAGTGACAAAATCGGTGTGATGATTTGCGGCCATGGCAGCCGCGACGTGGAAGCCACCCGGGAATTCGATTCCCTCGCCCACCATTTGCGCCAGCGCCTGCCGCAATATCCGGTGGAATCCGGCTATCTGGAATTCGCCCGCCCGATCATCAAGGACGGCCTTGAGGCCTTGAAGGCCCAGGGCGTCAACCATGTCCTGGCGGTGCCCGGCATGCTGTTCGCCGCCGGCCATGTCAAAAACGACCTGCCGTGGGAAATCAATTCCTTCGCCGCCGACAATCCGGGGCTTCAGGTCCAGTTCGGGCGCGAACTGGCCATCGACCCCAAGATGCTGGCCGCCGCCGCCGCCCGTATCGAGGAAGCGCTGGCCGCCGCCCCTGGCGAGGTCGAGCGCAAGGACACCCTGCTGTTGGTGGTCGGGCGCGGCACCAACGACCCCGACGCCAATTCCAACATCGCCAAGGTGGCGCGCATGTTGTGGGAAGGCATGGGCTTCGGCTGGGCCGAAATCGCCTTTTCCGGCGTCGCTTTTCCGTTGGTCAACCAGGCGTTGGAACGGGTGGGCAAGCTGGGCTATGCCCGCATCGTCGTCTTCCCCTATTTCCTGTTCACCGGCATCCTGGTCAAGCGCATCTATCAATGGGCGGACGAGGCCCAGGCGGCCAATCCAGGCGTGCAGATCGTCAAGGCGCCTTACCTCAACGACCACCCGCTGGTCATCGACAGCTTCGTCGAACGGGTCGAGGAAATCCTGGCCGGCCAGACCCACATGAACTGCACCCTGTGCAAGTACCGCACCCAGGTGGTGGGCTATGAGGGCCAAGTCGGCGCCGTCCAGGCCGGTCATCACCACCATGTGCGCGGCATCGGCACCGATGATGATCACGATCATAGTCATGGGCATCATCACGGGCACCACCATGACCATCACCACCATGATCATGATCACCATGCCCACCCGCATCCGCACGACCACGATCACGACCACTGA
- the cbiB gene encoding adenosylcobinamide-phosphate synthase CbiB, whose amino-acid sequence MLPLFTQFGHAPDGLFLLFLALGLDAVLGEMSWLFRLIPHPVVLIGRAIAALDRRLNKPERSAAERKVRGIVMVVGLVGISALIGAVISFVARAIPHAWVIEVLVVATLLAQRGLFEHVDDVARALQHKGLEAGRYAVSRIVGRDPQSLDEHGVCRAAIESLAENFSDAVVAPVFWYVLFGLPGILVYKTVNTLDSMVGYRNEKYRAFGWASARLDDVLNLIPARLAGLIIALAALVAARGNPFRAITTMIRDARHHKSPNSGWPEAAMAGALGLALGGPRKYPGLVVDEKWIGKGRARATFADIDRALHLFSAACLMDAGLVILVWWLQV is encoded by the coding sequence ATGCTGCCGCTCTTTACTCAATTCGGCCACGCCCCCGACGGCCTGTTCCTGCTGTTTCTGGCTTTGGGGCTGGATGCCGTGCTGGGCGAGATGTCCTGGCTGTTCCGCCTGATCCCGCATCCGGTGGTGCTGATCGGTCGCGCCATCGCTGCTTTGGACCGCCGGCTGAACAAGCCCGAACGCAGCGCGGCGGAACGGAAAGTGCGCGGGATTGTCATGGTCGTCGGGCTGGTCGGCATATCAGCACTGATCGGTGCGGTGATTTCCTTCGTCGCCCGTGCCATCCCCCATGCCTGGGTGATCGAGGTGTTGGTGGTCGCCACATTGCTGGCTCAGCGCGGTCTGTTCGAGCATGTGGACGACGTCGCCCGCGCCCTTCAACATAAAGGCCTGGAGGCCGGGCGCTATGCTGTCTCGCGCATCGTCGGGCGCGATCCGCAAAGCCTGGACGAACACGGAGTGTGCCGCGCCGCCATCGAATCGCTGGCGGAAAACTTTTCCGACGCGGTGGTCGCCCCGGTGTTCTGGTACGTGCTGTTCGGCCTGCCCGGCATCCTGGTCTACAAGACCGTCAATACCCTGGACAGCATGGTCGGCTACCGAAACGAAAAATACCGGGCCTTCGGCTGGGCCTCGGCCCGGCTGGACGATGTCCTTAATCTGATCCCGGCGCGGCTGGCCGGGTTGATCATCGCCCTCGCCGCCCTGGTGGCGGCGCGCGGCAATCCGTTTCGCGCCATCACCACCATGATCCGCGATGCCCGCCACCACAAATCACCCAATTCCGGCTGGCCCGAGGCGGCCATGGCCGGCGCCCTCGGTCTGGCCCTGGGCGGACCGCGCAAATATCCCGGCCTGGTGGTGGATGAAAAATGGATTGGCAAAGGCCGGGCGCGGGCCACCTTCGCCGATATCGACCGGGCGCTGCACCTGTTCTCTGCCGCCTGCCTGATGGATGCCGGTCTGGTTATCCTGGTGTGGTGGCTGCAAGTCTGA
- a CDS encoding cobyric acid synthase, protein MSLAADRPFAALMFQGTGSDVGKSLMVAGLARAFTLRGLKIRPFKPQNMSNNAAVTADGGEIGRAQALQARACGIPPSRHMNPVLLKPQSETGAQVVVQGQVLTTAGARDYYRLKPSLLPKVLESFAIIGDSADMVLVEGAGSAAEVNLRAADIANMGFAEAADVPVILVADIDRGGVIASIVGTWTILPAPERARLKGYVINKFRGDASLFTPAIDFIRDQTGLPCLGVVPFFAEAGLLPPEDSASLRNHNKEGAIKIVLPQLPRIANFDDFDPLAAEADVDLRFIPPGQALPGDADLIILPGSKSTIGDLDFLRAQGWDVDVHAHIRRGGRVLGICAGFQMLGRSVSDPLGVEGTAGGRAEGLGWLAVDTEMAGDKILTLIEGHDVHGVPVRGYEMHMGRTMGTDCARPLLTLAGQPDGAISADGRVMGCYLHGLFASDAFRSAFLARLRPGRGDGIAYDAQVDAVLDKLADHLATHMDLDQLLRLAATTPG, encoded by the coding sequence ATGTCCTTGGCCGCTGATCGCCCCTTCGCCGCCCTGATGTTCCAGGGTACCGGCTCGGATGTCGGCAAGTCGCTGATGGTCGCCGGGCTGGCCCGTGCGTTCACCTTGCGCGGGCTGAAGATCCGTCCGTTCAAGCCGCAGAACATGTCCAACAACGCCGCCGTCACCGCCGATGGCGGCGAGATCGGGCGCGCCCAGGCCTTGCAGGCCCGCGCCTGCGGAATCCCGCCCAGCCGCCACATGAATCCGGTGCTGCTGAAGCCGCAAAGCGAGACCGGCGCCCAGGTGGTGGTGCAAGGTCAGGTGCTGACCACTGCCGGCGCGCGCGATTATTATCGCCTCAAGCCCAGCCTGCTGCCCAAGGTGCTGGAAAGCTTTGCCATCATCGGGGATAGCGCCGACATGGTGCTGGTGGAAGGCGCCGGCAGCGCGGCGGAAGTCAATCTGCGCGCCGCCGACATCGCCAATATGGGCTTCGCCGAAGCGGCCGACGTGCCCGTCATTCTGGTCGCCGATATCGATCGCGGCGGTGTCATCGCCAGCATCGTCGGCACCTGGACTATCCTGCCGGCGCCGGAACGCGCCCGCCTCAAGGGTTATGTCATCAACAAGTTCCGCGGTGATGCGTCCTTGTTCACCCCGGCCATCGACTTCATCCGTGACCAGACCGGCTTGCCCTGCCTGGGCGTGGTGCCGTTCTTCGCCGAGGCCGGGCTGTTGCCGCCGGAAGATTCAGCCTCGTTGCGTAACCATAATAAAGAGGGTGCGATCAAGATCGTCCTTCCGCAATTGCCGCGCATCGCCAATTTCGACGATTTCGACCCGCTGGCCGCCGAGGCCGATGTGGATTTGCGCTTCATCCCCCCTGGCCAAGCCCTGCCCGGTGATGCCGATCTGATCATTCTGCCCGGCTCGAAATCCACCATCGGCGATCTGGATTTCCTCCGCGCCCAGGGCTGGGATGTGGATGTCCACGCCCATATCCGCCGTGGCGGTCGGGTATTGGGCATCTGCGCCGGCTTCCAGATGCTGGGGCGCTCGGTCAGCGACCCGTTGGGGGTGGAAGGCACAGCCGGGGGGCGGGCCGAGGGCCTGGGTTGGCTGGCGGTGGACACCGAAATGGCCGGCGACAAGATATTGACCCTGATCGAGGGTCATGATGTCCACGGCGTGCCGGTACGCGGTTATGAAATGCATATGGGCCGGACTATGGGCACTGATTGCGCCCGCCCGTTACTGACCTTGGCCGGCCAGCCCGATGGCGCCATCAGCGCCGATGGTCGGGTCATGGGCTGTTATCTGCATGGATTGTTCGCGTCCGATGCGTTCCGCTCTGCCTTCCTGGCGCGCTTACGTCCCGGACGTGGTGACGGCATCGCCTACGACGCCCAGGTGGACGCGGTGCTGGATAAGCTGGCTGATCACTTGGCCACCCATATGGATTTGGACCAGTTACTCAGACTTGCAGCCACCACACCAGGATAA
- a CDS encoding lipid-binding SYLF domain-containing protein: MLSRLIVMLVVLLTAVPAGADVVTDQTMLVAKAANTVERLRRDTGLQRDLENRLSRARAVLIVPDLVKGGFIWGAEWGTGVLLTRDSSGQWSGPAFYSVASGSVGLQVGVQDAEAIFVIMSDSGLRAIMENRFKAGADAGIAVAHVGAGAEASTTSNTGADIYAFNKAMGAYGGASLEGSGILPRHSWNAAYYGGNPTPEDIVINRRLDSPQAARLRDVLGR, translated from the coding sequence ATGCTGTCGCGTCTGATCGTCATGCTGGTCGTGCTGTTGACCGCCGTGCCGGCTGGGGCCGATGTCGTCACCGATCAGACCATGCTGGTGGCCAAGGCCGCCAACACGGTCGAGCGCCTGCGCCGCGACACTGGCCTGCAACGCGACCTGGAAAACCGCCTCAGCCGGGCGCGGGCCGTGCTCATCGTCCCCGATCTGGTCAAGGGCGGTTTCATTTGGGGGGCGGAATGGGGAACCGGGGTGCTGCTGACCCGCGATTCATCCGGCCAGTGGTCGGGACCGGCCTTCTATTCGGTCGCCTCGGGTTCGGTCGGCTTACAGGTGGGGGTGCAGGACGCCGAGGCCATTTTCGTCATCATGAGCGATTCTGGCTTGCGTGCGATCATGGAAAACCGCTTCAAGGCCGGCGCCGATGCCGGCATCGCCGTCGCCCATGTGGGGGCGGGGGCGGAAGCTTCCACCACCAGCAATACCGGTGCCGATATCTACGCCTTCAACAAGGCCATGGGCGCCTATGGCGGCGCCAGTCTGGAAGGATCGGGCATTTTGCCCCGACATTCGTGGAATGCTGCCTATTACGGCGGCAATCCGACGCCCGAGGATATCGTCATCAACCGTCGCCTCGACAGTCCCCAAGCCGCTCGTCTGCGTGATGTCCTTGGCCGCTGA
- the cobO gene encoding cob(I)yrinic acid a,c-diamide adenosyltransferase, translated as MTEEDPTQRHKDKMAKKKASRDKLMAKKQGEKGLLIVHTGAGKGKSSAAFGMAIRCVGHGFKVGIVQFIKGAWDTAERRVLEGFPDLVTFKAMGEGFTWETQDRERDIAAAGRAWEVARAMLEDDSIRMVILDEINIALRYDYLALDPVLAAIAARPEGQHVVMTGRNALAPVIEVADLVTEMTLVKHPFRSGIKAQPGVEF; from the coding sequence ATGACCGAGGAAGACCCGACCCAGCGCCACAAAGACAAGATGGCCAAGAAAAAGGCCAGCCGCGACAAGCTGATGGCGAAGAAGCAGGGCGAGAAAGGCTTGCTGATCGTCCATACCGGCGCCGGCAAGGGCAAGTCCAGTGCCGCTTTCGGCATGGCCATCCGCTGCGTCGGCCACGGCTTCAAGGTCGGTATCGTCCAGTTCATCAAGGGTGCCTGGGACACCGCCGAACGCCGGGTGCTGGAAGGTTTTCCCGATCTGGTCACCTTCAAGGCCATGGGCGAGGGCTTCACCTGGGAAACCCAGGACCGCGAGCGCGATATCGCCGCCGCCGGTCGTGCCTGGGAGGTGGCCCGCGCAATGCTGGAAGACGACAGCATCCGCATGGTCATTCTGGACGAGATCAACATCGCCCTGCGCTATGATTATTTGGCCCTTGATCCGGTCCTGGCCGCCATCGCGGCAAGGCCCGAGGGCCAGCACGTGGTGATGACCGGGCGCAACGCCTTGGCGCCGGTGATCGAGGTCGCCGATCTGGTCACCGAGATGACCCTGGTCAAGCACCCGTTCCGCTCGGGCATCAAGGCCCAACCTGGGGTCGAGTTCTGA